The Desulfobulbaceae bacterium genome includes the window GTCCTCGGGCTTAGTCCCTGCTTTCAGGTTCCTTGACACTCTCGGGTAAGGCGATAAACACCTCCCGGCATTTATCGCTGCAGAAGTAGACAGTCTCACCATCGCGTTCGGTTTGTAGAGCAGTTGCTTCGTCCACGGTCATCCCGCAGACGGGGTCTTTGGTCACGAATTTTGATTCTTTCATGGGCATGCTCCTTTTTTGGGTTGATGTTGGCACTGTCTTTTTATTCCGCTTTGTTTAAAGGGTGTTGGTCTTCATGGTTCAATCTTCCTGGT containing:
- a CDS encoding YHS domain-containing protein, which gives rise to MPMKESKFVTKDPVCGMTVDEATALQTERDGETVYFCSDKCREVFIALPESVKEPESRD